Proteins encoded together in one Drosophila gunungcola strain Sukarami chromosome 2R unlocalized genomic scaffold, Dgunungcola_SK_2 000013F, whole genome shotgun sequence window:
- the LOC128256267 gene encoding uncharacterized protein LOC128256267 codes for MFFSFGACWLPFLWIGAVVLAADQEQPPVFRRGGSKFIMESLLTSCDHNFVEYFRKVPDKVDIYTFRVVKLAPTFTIDIAVRVLKTKRVMYRVDNLNGCQFLTNPLINRVFGSVYKRLIVNGTFFSCPIKPGVYFLRNEGSVAMLPTFHPPGRYQITMRVRMHESQAPFVMEMLWIYNVVRIK; via the exons atgttttttagttttggtgCATGTTGGTTGCCCTTCCTGTGGATTGGTGCAGTCGTGTTAGCTGCGGATCAAGAG CAACCGCCGGTTTTTCGAAGGGGAGGTTCCAAGTTCATCATGGAATCTCTGTTGACCAGTTGTGATCACAACTTTGTGGAGTATTTCCGAAAAGTTCCCGACAAAGTGGATATCTACACATTTCGTGTGGTGAAACTGGCACCAACTTTCACCATCGATATAGCTGTGAGGGTCCTGAAAACGAAAAGAGTGATGTACAGGGTGGATAACTTGAATGGCTGTCAGTTCCTGACAAATCCCCTGATTAATCGCGTTTTCGGCTCTGTGTACAAGCGACTAATCGTGAATGGTACTTTTTTTAGCTGTCCTATAAAGCCGGGAGTATATTTTCTCCGGAATGAGGGATCTGTGGCCATGTTGCCCACCTTTCACCCACCAGGAAGATATCAGATCACCATGCGAGTCAGGATGCATGAAAGTCAAGCCCCCTTTGTAATGGAGATGCTTTGGATATATAATGTAGTTCGtataaagtaa
- the LOC128256044 gene encoding peroxiredoxin-6-like, protein MRLGQTVPNFQADTTKGPISFHEWQGNSWVVLFSHPADFTPVCTTELGRIAVHQPEFAKRNTKCLAHSVDALNSHVDWVNDIKSYCLDIPGDFPYPIIADPTRDLAVSLGMLDEEQKKDPEVGKTIRALFIISPDHKVRLSMFYPMSTGRNVDEILRTIDSLQLTDRLKVVATPANWTPGTKVMILPTVTDEEAHKLFPKGFDKVSMPSGVNYVRTTENY, encoded by the exons ATGCGTTTGGGACAGACCGTACCTAACTTCCAGGCCGACACCACCAAGGGGCCCATCAGCTTCCACGAGTGGCAGGGCAATTC GTGGGTGGTGCTCTTCTCCCACCCCGCCGACTTCACGCCCGTGTGCACCACCGAACTGGGTAGAATTGCGGTGCACcagccggagttcgccaagcGGAACACCAAGTGCCTGGCGCACTCCGTGGACGCCCTCAACTCGCACGTGGACTGGGTGAACGACATCAAGAGCTACTGCCTGGACATTCCCGGCGACTTCCCCTACCCGATCATCGCCGACCCCACTCGGGACCTGGCCGTCAGCCTGGGCATGCTCGACGAGGAGCAGAAGAAGGACCCCGAGGTGGGCAAGACCATCCGGGCGCTGTTCATCATCAGTCCGGACCACAAGGTGCGCCTCTCCATGTTCTACCCCATGTCCACGGGCCGCAACGTTGA TGAGATCCTGAGGACCATCGATTCCCTGCAGCTGACTGATCGCCTCAAGGTGGTGGCCACTCCAGCTAATTGGACT CCTGGCACCAAGGTCATGATTCTGCCCACTGTCACCGATGAGGAGGCCCACAAACTGTTCCCCAAGGGATTCGACAAGGTGTCCATGCCCTCTGGAGTCAACTACGTCCGCACCACTGAGAACTATTAG
- the LOC128256291 gene encoding HIG1 domain family member 1A, mitochondrial, with protein sequence MGSNSLFETDEDVAQAKKLSRKVKESPFMLVGIAGFVAAGLVGAYKYRNRGTMSTSVFLMQLRVAAQGTVVGCLTAGLAYTMVKEYLLHEEPRENAKPVD encoded by the coding sequence ATGGGTTCCAATTCCCTCTTTGAAACCGACGAAGATGTTGCCCAGGCCAAAAAGTTGTCCAGAAAAGTCAAGGAATCTCCCTTTATGCTAGTGGGTATTGCCGGGTTCGTGGCCGCTGGTTTGGTTGGAGCCTACAAATACCGAAATCGGGGAACAATGAGCACCAGCGTCTTCCTAATGCAACTGCGAGTGGCCGCCCAGGGAACCGTAGTCGGATGTTTGACCGCCGGATTGGCCTACACCATGGTCAAAGAGTATCTGCTCCACGAAGAGCCAAGGGAAAATGCGAAGCCAGTCGACTAA
- the LOC128256289 gene encoding peroxisomal membrane protein 11C, translating to MSKFVSEICGLIDSYGGRDVLMEALCQSAKLVTGYHAKRNSALAQKCDTISSKISGARSTLRLIDDLPVVQYTLEYGLGEGEPDRITALLAVMSNAVDVIFYPIEIICWLAKNKVLDLRNKKTWSYVSFIFSVLSVYLNLVRTLRTFSKNRDKLNRQDVVSFARISLDLVHAISILPRGYLWSGKLSTLQLGAIGILSVGLGIYQILAKKRLNL from the coding sequence ATGTCAAAATTTGTAAGCGAGATTTGTGGTCTCATCGATTCTTATGGCGGTCGCGATGTCCTGATGGAGGCGCTGTGCCAAAGTGCCAAGTTGGTGACAGGATATCATGCGAAGAGAAATTCAGCGCTGGCCCAAAAATGTGACACCATCAGCTCGAAAATCTCGGGAGCCAGGTCCACTCTGCGCCTGATCGACGACCTCCCCGTGGTACAGTACACCCTGGAGTACGGATTGGGCGAGGGTGAACCCGATCGTATTACAGCCCTACTGGCGGTGATGTCCAACGCGGTGGACGTGATTTTCTATCCCATCGAAATTATCTGCTGGCTGGCCAAGAACAAAGTGCTGGATTtgagaaacaaaaaaacctgGAGCTATGTCAGCTTCATCTTCAGTGTCCTCTCTGTGTACCTGAACCTCGTGAGGACATTGCGCACTTTCTCGAAGAATCGGGACAAGCTGAACCGCCAGGATGTGGTGTCCTTCGCTCGCATCTCCCTCGATCTTGTCCATGCCATCAGTATTCTGCCCAGAGGTTACTTGTGGAGCGGCAAGTTGTCAACCCTTCAATTGGGGGCCATCGGAATCCTCTCAGTGGGACTGGGAATCTACCAGATCTTGGCCAAGAAAAGACTGAACCTTTAG